The stretch of DNA CCTTTGCAGAACGCTCTTATCTCCTCTCTACTGGAGGTTTGACCCTGCCTCAGCCTGATGCAGGCACACACCTGCTCACCCAGCCTCTCATCTTTCACTCCAACCACCtgggaaacagagaaacagaacaCCCGGAGTTCAGACCAACCACCACAGCCGATTAATGTGACATCTCCAGAAAATATATGTGAAATACATTCTCATAGACTGCGCATtgtttacaacaacaacaaaaagaagagGTTTGGGCTATTGCTTCCACGCTGAGAAGGACAAAACTATAGCTCCGCTGTGCATCGTTGCCATCAACTATTTCGAAATACTTTGCTGCCCTCCAGTGGTTTTGAATCTTACCTGCACCTCCTGCACTTTGGGATGCGTATAGAGAAATTGCTCTATCTCAGCAGGGTAGATGTTCTCCCCTCCACGGATGATCATGTCCTTAATACGCCCTTCAATGCAGCAGTATCCCAGACTGTTCAGGCTGGCTGTGTCACTGTGTAGAGGAAAATTGAAGAGAAAAATCCCATATGCAGCATTTCCCAAATGGATTCCCAAGTGGTGCATCGACCTCTATGCCACTaacgtacatatacatatagacacTGTACATAAAACATTCTTCTGTTGAGCTGTATATGGTTCTAAGTCAAGAATTTTCTTACCCTGTCCTGTACCAGCGATCCTGGGAGATAACCTCTCCGGTTTTCTCAGGATCGTCCCAGTACCCATGCATGACACAACTCCCTCTGATCATCAGCTCTCCCGGTGCCCCCAGAGGGACTACCTCCCCAGTAGTGGGGTCCGCCACTTTCGCCTACAGTTACAGTCATACTGTCAGTCACAgtgttgtcatggagatgtTTAGATAACGGTTGTTCGAAAGAAGGGGGCATACCTCGGTGTGGCTCATGATACATCCAACAGTATTTATCTTCAGGTCCTCGTTATCTTCTGGGAATCCTATAAATGTAATGGGGCTATTCTCAGTGGCTCCATAACCTATCTGTTAAAACATGATGGATACATGTTCTTTTTTGCCGGAGTAGCAtctcttcattttttgtttgcgTTATTTGAAAAAGCACAGGACATGCAAACGCCTACCGTTATCTCTTTAATGTTCagatctgttttcagttttctcacaaTCTCAGGGGGGCACGGAGAACCTGCCATGATTCCTAAAGCACATCAAGCAGACAAGGGTGCCTCAAATAATGTCCAAACATTGTTACACAACAACACCAAATTCTGTACAACACAGTTTGGGCCTTCAAATTTCTTACCACATTCAAGTGATGACAAATCATACTTGTGTAAACCTGGGTGGCTAAGCATGTCGGTGAACATTGTGGGAGTGCCATAGATGAAGTTGCACCTTGAGTAACAATAGTTGGTAGTCAGTGAAAGTGCACAATACTATACATTTGAAAGTCATTTGGGTGGTGAGCAGCATGTCGTACCTTTCACTCTGAATGGCCTCTAAATTGGCATGGCTGCTGTAGGCAGAGAAAGGGAAGACAAGCGTGATGCCATGCACGGCCATACTCATCCCTCCAAGCACGGAGCCAAAGCAGTGGTACATGggtacaggcacacacactcgcacCTGAGGCTGGAGGAAATATGGAAAATGAGATTACCCACGTTTCACTGTCTGCATCTTCTTCAAATCGAGAGATAAATATGGACTTACTCTTGATCCATAACCCATTCGGAGACCCAGGAAGTAAGCATTATTTACAATATTGTGATGGGAAAGAGTGGCTCCCTTTGGACTCCCAGTGGTaccctaaaacaaaaacatgactcaATCTGAATCGTTGTTAGATCaacactcaccgagcactttattaggaacacatgTACACCTGCTTGTCCGtaaaattatccaatcagccagtcatgtggcagcagtgcagtgcataaaatcttGCAGATGCAGGTCAGGAGCTAAAGTTAAtggtcacatcaaacatcaaaatgaggaaaaaatgtgatctcagtgacttcaAACATGACATGACTGTTGATGTCAGACACACTGGGTTGAGTATTTcggaaactgctgatctcctgagattttcacacacaacagccACCAGAATCTACTCAGACTggtaagaaaaaacacaaaaagatccAGTGAGCAGGAGTTCTGCGGACGGAAACGCCTttttgatgagagaggtcagaggagaatgaccagactggctggagctgacagTAAGACTGCAGTAATCCAGATAGCCACTCTTTACGACTGTGTTGAGTAGAAAAGCATCTCGGaatacacaacacaacaactcATGAAACCTTGAGGCAGCTGGGCTACAACggcagaagaccacgtcaggtttcacccctgtcagccaagaacagagatctgaggctgcagtgagCACAGGCTCACCtaaactggacagctgaagaccaGAAAAAAGGTAGCCTGGTCCCAGATGGTAGAGTCAGAATTTGTAATGGTGTTGGGAATGTTTtgttggcacactttgggcccctttATACCAATCATTCATCGTCTGAATGCCTCGGCCTATCTGAGCATTGTTGCTGACCacgtgcatccctttatggccagaatttaccatcttctaatgtcTACTTTGATCATGATAACGCACCAGGTCACAAAGCAGAAGTTGTCTCagactggtttcatgaacatgacagtgagttcagagTACTTtaatggcctccccagtcacaaCGTTttgaatccagtagaacaccgTTGGGATTATGGTAGGACGGGAGACGGGCAGCATGAATCTGCAGAAAATATGCGATGCAATCGTGTCAACCTGGTACCGAATCTTAAAAGACTGTTTCCAACATCGTGTTGAATCAATGCCACGAAGAACCGCGGCTGCTCTGAGAGCGgagggaggccctacccagtattagtatggtgctcctaataaagtgctgAGTGACTGTATGTTACATCATAATGTCAGACGAAGTAATACAATGCATGTGCGCTGGTGTAAAAGGTGCAATACTGAAGGTTACTGATGTGAACTGAATGTTGATGGGATCATCGAAGGAGAGCTTGCGCTGCAGATCCATCAGCTCTTCGTGGTGCCGACTCTCTCCTGCTTGCATCACATCCTCTACATGGAGCATCCCTGGCTGTC from Xiphias gladius isolate SHS-SW01 ecotype Sanya breed wild chromosome 3, ASM1685928v1, whole genome shotgun sequence encodes:
- the LOC120786869 gene encoding medium-chain acyl-CoA ligase ACSF2, mitochondrial-like isoform X1; its protein translation is MSALISSSLLRSGALRLGSADGLQRGKTWKTCSTSLRQRYRSLHVDSPPRKPSLTSSYVHGTSSHSLLPLTVGQSLDATVQRWPDREAVVFLQDGIRKTFAQFQQDVEKVAAGLLALGLKRGERLGVWGPNIYEWILFQFASAKAGIILVSLNPAYQVKEVEFVLKKVQCKAVVCPTHYKTQKFCEMLREVCPEIDMTPAGMIKSSRVPDLRMVIVTDSRQPGMLHVEDVMQAGESRHHEELMDLQRKLSFDDPINIQFTSGTTGSPKGATLSHHNIVNNAYFLGLRMGYGSRPQVRVCVPVPMYHCFGSVLGGMSMAVHGITLVFPFSAYSSHANLEAIQSERCNFIYGTPTMFTDMLSHPGLHKYDLSSLECGIMAGSPCPPEIVRKLKTDLNIKEITIGYGATENSPITFIGFPEDNEDLKINTVGCIMSHTEAKVADPTTGEVVPLGAPGELMIRGSCVMHGYWDDPEKTGEVISQDRWYRTGDTASLNSLGYCCIEGRIKDMIIRGGENIYPAEIEQFLYTHPKVQEVQVVGVKDERLGEQVCACIRLRQGQTSSREEIRAFCKGQISHYKIPHYVIFVTSYPLTASGKIKKNVLKQDMEKQLGL
- the LOC120786869 gene encoding medium-chain acyl-CoA ligase ACSF2, mitochondrial-like isoform X2, with amino-acid sequence MSALISSSLLRSGALRLGSADGLQRGKTWKTCSTSLRQRYRSLHVDSPPRKPSLTSSYVHGTSSHSLLPLTVGQSLDATVQRWPDREAVVFLQDGIRKTFAQFQQDVSLNPAYQVKEVEFVLKKVQCKAVVCPTHYKTQKFCEMLREVCPEIDMTPAGMIKSSRVPDLRMVIVTDSRQPGMLHVEDVMQAGESRHHEELMDLQRKLSFDDPINIQFTSGTTGSPKGATLSHHNIVNNAYFLGLRMGYGSRPQVRVCVPVPMYHCFGSVLGGMSMAVHGITLVFPFSAYSSHANLEAIQSERCNFIYGTPTMFTDMLSHPGLHKYDLSSLECGIMAGSPCPPEIVRKLKTDLNIKEITIGYGATENSPITFIGFPEDNEDLKINTVGCIMSHTEAKVADPTTGEVVPLGAPGELMIRGSCVMHGYWDDPEKTGEVISQDRWYRTGDTASLNSLGYCCIEGRIKDMIIRGGENIYPAEIEQFLYTHPKVQEVQVVGVKDERLGEQVCACIRLRQGQTSSREEIRAFCKGQISHYKIPHYVIFVTSYPLTASGKIKKNVLKQDMEKQLGL